In Oreochromis niloticus isolate F11D_XX linkage group LG12, O_niloticus_UMD_NMBU, whole genome shotgun sequence, the DNA window GcaaaatttatttttgatacCAGCCATGTCATGTTAAGAGTATCTGGAATATGCACTTCTTGTATTGGCCATGTTATACAGTACCCTGCTGAAATGTATAATTTTAGACATGATTCTCCTGGAACAGACCTCAGTGAGTTACTGACCCATTGCAGTGTCAATAAAGCACAAAAACTAAGAGTGCTTTTGCTGTCTTAATTTAAGATAAATTCCCTTATTTTTAGTAGCTTTTTGAAGAGATGGTGTCTTATTCTCAGGAATTTTGGCTGATTATTGTTCTCAGACTCGAAACATAATTCTTATAGTTAGCTCAATCAAGAAAGAAACAATTCAGTTTTAAGAAAATTTGTCCTATAgtaaggtgttttttttatgtgaaaaatctaaattaagGTGTAGAATCTTAATGTAAGCAAATAATTCTTGAAAACAGCTTGTTCAAGAAAGCATAATACTCATTTTAGGTACAGATTTTCTAAATATCAAAGTGTCTTTTACTTATAATAAGTCACATTTTCTTGAATCAAGCATACATTTTAGACAATTTTGTCTAGTTAAAAGGCATATGGCAGTTAGGTTAATTTGCTAGTTTTAAGAATTCTAGTCAAGCAACTTTTGCTTAccccattggcagatttttttgctcaaaacaagaaaattttGTCAGATTTAAGAATATTTGGCTTGTTTCAAGTATAGCTGTTTTTGCAGTGTGAAATAGCCAAAAACGTGCGATACCTTAAGAAGCTGGGAAAAATTCAAAGTACTTGGAcaacaaactgtaaaatattaaaCTAAATGGAGAGGAAGCGAAAGTTCTGACCATTAAAAACATGGTGGATCTCGAAAAATATCAGTGAGCAACATGATCTGGACTAGAAACAAAGTAGCAAACAACCACTTACTTACTTATGACACACACTGGAAGGAACAACTCAGCTACATCTGGAAGAAACAGCTGCACCAGTCAGACAGTTGCAGAACATGATCAACtagaactgaaaacatttaactATATGGATCACAATACACAGGACTTGGAATATGAAACAGATCCAGACAACTTCTTCTCATCTATCAATAACGACTGCTGCTACTATACAAATGAAGAGTACAATCAGAGGATTAAAACTGAGAATAAATGATTAGTTATCCACTTGAACTGTAGAAGTCTATATGCTAATTTTAATCATATCAAAGAATATCTTAACCAGTTTTCACATCCATTTAGTGTCATTGCCTTATCAGAAACTTGGACCAATATGGAAAAAGGAACAGACTTTGAACTGGAGGCTTGTGAATTCACATTTATAACTCGACGAAACAAAGGTGGAGGAGGAGTGGCCTTGTATGTGGACAAATCTTTGAAATTTAATCTGGATGAGATGACGATAGTAATTGATAATGTACTGGAATGTATAACAGTTGAAattcttaaagaaaaaagtacaaatgtaATCATTAGCTGTATATACAGAGCTCCAAGTAGTAGTATTGAGACATTTAAAGACTGGAtagaagaaacatttacagaATTAGCTCAGAAAAACTTTTCATTTGTGGAGATCTTAATATTGATTTGCTAATCCCAAATAAACATAAAACCACTGAGGAATTTATTAACACAATGTATAGAAACACAATATTAATAGTGCGTATGATGAATTCCTTAGAATATTTACATTATTGTACCAACTGTCCAATAAAGCAGTATAGTaggaaacataaatatatgCACTGTCCATGGATAACAAAAGGTCTGCAAAATGCATGtataaagaaaaacactctATACTAAGATTTCTTAAGAAAGAGAACTGAAGATGCTGAAATCACATACAAAAGACATAAAAATAGGTGAATAAATATACTTAGATATTGTAAAAAGGAATACTATAAGAAGCAATTAGATAATTATAGAAATAATATTACAAGATTATGGGAAATACTGAACAGTGTTATAAAACGTGGGgctagatcaggggtgtcaaactcaaatacacagtgggccaaaattcaaaactggaacaaagtcgTGGGctaacattaatatttattgaaaaaaaaatcttcctccagatataagaatgaatcttttcttatggactcaaacaagttttgctgaaaaactgaatatggaacaagcaaagcttaatactaaacgatatatatatatatatatatatatatatatatatatatatatatatatatatatatatattagctgtaTAATACCAGTAGGCCAGCTCTAATAGTAATTTGGCATGGCTTCGCGGGCCAAATGTAATTAGGctgcgggccaaatttggcccgcgggccagagtttgacacctatgGGCTAGATGAAAGAACTAACTCAAGTATTTCATTGATAATGACCATGAGGAATACAACATGGATGTTGTGGCAACCAGCTTTAATGAATTCTTTGTAACTGCTGGACCAAATTTAGCAAGAACAATCACTGATCCTGTGAAACCAGAGGAAAAACCGGATATACTGATAGACAGAAATCCTCATTCAATGTTTCGCACAGCCGTTGATGAAAATGAAGTTTCTGAAATTgtcaaaaaatttaaaaatcaaaaatcttTCGATTGTAATGATATTGATATGATAGTGGTTACATatgtaatttatcatttcaaaCTGGTCTATTTCCAGACAgaatgaaaatagcaaaagttatATCTCTTTGCTGACGATACAAACATTTTCTACTCTGGTGATGATCTGCAGCATTTATTGGATGAGATGACAAATGAAATAAGTAAAGTGAAGTTCTGGcttgataaaaacaaattatcattaaatttgaataaaactAAAGTGATGTTATTTGGAAAATAATAGTTTAAATACAAAAGCTAATTagataaattaaaacaaatggtGTTAAACTCctgttaatttttttctgtcagtaaAATATATCAAAGCCTGGCTGCAGTCTGATGTGTCTGTAAACACAGAAGGACGCTGAACTTTCTATTTAAACTGTCATTTTATTGATAACACCTTAACACATTTTCTTGAAGTTAGAGAAACACGTGAAGCACGGAAGAGAACAGAGCAATAATCAGAAGAATCAGAGAACTAGAGGATTAATATTATTATACAGAAGAAACCCAAAGTGACAAAAAGAGACAAAGGGAAAGTAGAAAGAGCCAACTGCAGAGAAATGATGGAACAAGGTTGGAAACAGAGGGAGTGGGGAAAGAGTGAAAGACACCCTATGAAGAGAAGCCGGCTCAGTGTTGTCAGTGCAGCTCAGTCAGTGACTGTAAAAAGAAGATGGCAGAAGTTCAGAGTGGCTCCAGCTCATCTCAGTGATGCTTCATCTGACTAAATAACAGGAAGGCAGCAGAGCTCACACTGGCCTCAAGAGGACACTTCATGTAGTTTATATGTAGGGCTGCACAATGAATTACTGTTCCTTATTTCACCTTTGATAATTCATACAGAATGATGATTTATTAGAGGCATCAGTGCCATTTTAGTCCTAACTGTGCAGCCCTGATCAATAATCTGAATGGAAGCTGGTTCTTCTTCTACACTGATGAACTGCTGATGTCTCTGACTGGATTGTCTGTTTGATCTAAAGTTATTCTGCAGCTACATTAGAAGCATCAAGCTGCcgtcagtgtgtgtttgtgctttatTCTGTGTgacagcgccccctgctggagcATCTTTACTCTTTGAAGCAGCAGTGACTCTTGGTGCTGACGGTCACTCAGCTATGTACAAAAGGCAGCCAGTCTGCACTGGCAACACAGAGCCCCATAGAGGAGCATCACCATCATTTgaggcgaccgtggctcagggggttgggaagggcacctgtaaccggaaggtcaccggttcgatccccggcctctctgtcctggtcgttgtgtccttgggcaagacactttaccctaccgcctactggtgttggccagaggggccgatggtgcgatatggcagcctcgcttctgtcagtctggcccagggcagctgtggctacaaccgtagcttgcctccaccagtgtgtgaatgtgagcgtgaatgaataatgtcattgtaaagcgctttgggtgccttgaaaagcgctatataaatccaatgcattattataaCTGTCAACTTCCTCATAGTCATCCTCAGTGCTATAATCTATATATAATATTTCTTATCATTATAATCATCTTCATTATATCATCTTGAGACAAAAATAGTTTTATGCACTTAAAAAGCTGAGAAAATAGAGAGAGAAAGGTCGAGTATACCAGCATTTAGtagaaaataaagcaaaaccaaagtaaaaacaagtaaaaacatGTGTCCTGTTGACTGTTTGTTTTAGAGCAGGGTGAAACCAGTTTATGGGACGAGACATGAGTGCAGTACAACATGTCAGCTGCtcagtgtgaaaaaaataaaaacatttatttaacaaaatttTCACCATCTCAACAAAATGTGATAAAAGCTGTAAGGTGACAAATGTTCTGCTTTATTAATTCTAATTAAAAGTTACATAAAGTACATTATAAACTGTACATGATACTTATTTAGGTCACAGCAAATATAAAGCcacagctttttttcttttttttttaaatagcctCTTTTTAAAGTTATGTGATTAGGTTCAATCTTGGTTGTTTAACATATTCTCAGAAGAGAGAATGGGATTTTAAAGTGGAGAGTGCTGCATCTTTCCCTATACATAAATTATTGGTCTTTAAATACTAATTTTGATAAACGTCAGTTGGAAAAAACTTCATGTCACCTCACACTTTATAatgtcctgggttcaaatccatgCTGGGGGCTTTCTTTGTGGAGTTTGCTGTCACCTGTCCAGAGTGTAGCCGACCTTTAAACCTGACTCCTGGGATAGGTTCCAACACTCTGCCCCCAAATATATAAACAACTTCAGTACTACAGCTGTTGtatgaaacataaaaaatgtgcaaaatacaCTTCTTCACCAGTGTGTAGCTGTGGTAGGGTACCACAAGTGTTTTGATTTACAAAGAGTGAAAACTGATAACAAAAAGACCTCACAGTGAAATGTTCAAAGGGGTGAAAATGACACACAGTGAGGATAGGACTGAGGGaattttaataaaaagaaaattgtttATGGCTAATTGTTGGCTTGAAAGAGGGGCTTTGAAAAGCTCAGTTAACAAAAATCATATGAGAACACATGTGAATATTATTTCTGCACAACTTAGGAGACATAGAGAAGCTATCAGCATGTCTGATGCAGTATTTCtttaacactgtgagaaactgcACCATCTAGTCAGGACAGAGTGAAACGGTGGGGTCATTGATTTCAGCTCCACCAGTAACAGAGTAAATGAAACCTACAGAGTCACTTTGTCGCTTTGAGCGGAACACATTACATTAAAGGTTGGGATCTGTACGGACGAATACAAATTAGCTCAAAAGTCAAAGGGACTGTATTTAGGTGAGTCTTGTCCTTTAAGTTATCAGGGATGGCTGAGAAATTGCTTTTAGAAGGTTACCTGAGCTGCCatgtgtgttcagagactttcagagatcctgtgtctctgagctgcagccacaaCTTCTGTTCAAGCTGCCTGCAGAAATTCTGGGAacaagctaaaaacaaaaactgtcccatttgtaaaagaaaatcttCAAGAGATGAACCATCTATAAACGTTTCTCTCAAAGAACTTGCTGACTCATTTGCTAAGAGGCACAGTGAGAGCTTACCTCAacaagaggaggaagagaaggaggaggtggtgtgtgataaatatccagacgtccCTTACTGGTACTGTGAGGATGAAGACAGAGCTGTGTGTCCTGTGTGTGAGTTTTCTCTCCACCAGAGTCACAAAGTGGTTCCTGTAGAAGAAGCAGTCAGTGACctgaaggagcagctgaaatCTGACTTAAAGTCTCTGCAGGACAAGaggaacaaatacaaacaagtgGAGGAAACATACAATGAAGTGATTCAACACTCCAAGAAGCAGCTGTTGTCCACAGAGAGGCAGATCAGAGCAGAGTTCAACAAGCTCCAGCAGTtcctgaaagaggaagaggagtccAGACTGGCAGctctgagggaggaagaggagcagaagggGAGGACTATCAGCAGAGAGATGAAGATGATTGAGGAGCAGATCTCCTCTCTGTCAGACAGCATCTCTGCTGTTGAAgaagagctgcagaaacacagcgtGCCATTCCTCAGCAGTTATAAAGACACTCAGAGCAGAGCCAGAGCCCAGAGCTCAGTGTCAGATCCACAGCTGGTCTCAGGAGCACTGATAGATGtggccaaacacctgggcaacctgtCCTTCAGAGTGTgggagaagatgaaggagaaggtCCACTTCAGTCCTGtcattctggacccaaacactgcaaGTTGCTGGCTCTATTTGTCTGATgatctgaccagtgtgacacaaggagacacaaatcagcagcttcctgataatccagagagAAACAATAAGTATGCCAATATTTTTGGCTCTGAGGGTTTCAGctcagggaaacacagctgggaggtggaggtgggagACCATCCTGTCT includes these proteins:
- the LOC109204381 gene encoding nuclear factor 7, brain-like; this translates as MAEKLLLEGYLSCHVCSETFRDPVSLSCSHNFCSSCLQKFWEQAKNKNCPICKRKSSRDEPSINVSLKELADSFAKRHSESLPQQEEEEKEEVVCDKYPDVPYWYCEDEDRAVCPVCEFSLHQSHKVVPVEEAVSDLKEQLKSDLKSLQDKRNKYKQVEETYNEVIQHSKKQLLSTERQIRAEFNKLQQFLKEEEESRLAALREEEEQKGRTISREMKMIEEQISSLSDSISAVEEELQKHSVPFLSSYKDTQSRARAQSSVSDPQLVSGALIDVAKHLGNLSFRVWEKMKEKVHFSPVILDPNTASCWLYLSDDLTSVTQGDTNQQLPDNPERNNKYANIFGSEGFSSGKHSWEVEVGDHPVWVIGLAKESVERKGEFFVSPKYGIWCLFHRSGEYNNSDGKTVRVKKSLQRIRVQLDYDRGEVSFYDPEDMTLICTHRDTFTEKLFPYFGIGEAGDAKTSDIKICETEISLKTAARL